From a single Parambassis ranga chromosome 2, fParRan2.1, whole genome shotgun sequence genomic region:
- the dcp1b gene encoding mRNA-decapping enzyme 1B: protein MTATSAGSSSCLIAKGLDISLAALKRQDPYINNIVDVASQVALYTYNNRANEWEKTEVEGTLFVYTRLASPRHGFTIMNRLSMENLTEPITKDLDFQLQDPFLLYRNARLVIHGIWFYDKEDCQRIAQRMKILTQQEQVLAQSQGGWLSPGEAVVSMFGSGGDEVGNDSKTVDIIQMLSKARTEYDKEKCTSEPKEIGGSSVLCGNPNLIKPIPVKPSTQDSEAAEPKSLSLATLFGSQNHHHLSPKSDPSVSGKMARPPVARTLTYDNAVNSGRSVAANGESAPITGISDGAIRAIIGENHAKAVAGLLPSPTTAHQQQQHQPNQPQHCPAIAKLMQGQRGVAGVGGVLQTLSESPENRLCDNGVPLEHHQHHHHHHLYHQQQQLHRHHHHQQQPDPIQRLFQTQPTCCPQPPLPMQQNPHPSSQPVLADAVLCSHAQAQQSQQLSSQVTSDQVIRPSQGLSSQMPGVVSPHELLQKLQLVQQEQNQASSHNAARLCPSLAPRFLGPTQNQGVALGVVPNPTPPTAGQKAALQLQVISPQRIPATVAPTLLLSPSMFSQTKSSTMLPVVAQESCPSLSTLPRPVLQEEIRVLSKSQLQATLLHLIQTDGSFLDSIYEAYISRFTHSASSKY from the exons ATGACAGCCACTTCTGCAGGTAGCAGCAGCTGCCTGATTGCCAAAGGACTGGACATTAGCCTGGCTGCTTTGAAGCGACAAGACCCTTACATTAACAATATTGTGGACGTGGCCAGCCAAGTCGCCCTGTATACTTACAACAACAGGGCAAATGAGTGG gaAAAGACTGAAGTGGAAGGCACACTTTTTGTCTATACAAG ACTGGCATCTCCCAGGCATGGTTTCACCATAATGAACAGACTCAGCATGGAGAATCTGACAGAGCCAATCACCAAAGACCTGGACTTCCAGCTCCAAGACCCTTTCCTGCTTTACCGCAATGCACGAT TGGTTATCCACGGGATTTGGTTCTATGACAAGGAGGATTGTCAACGAATTGCCCAGAGGATGAAGAT TCTAACCCAGCAAGAGCAGGTCCTGGCTCAGTCTCAGGGTGGTTGGTTATCCCCAGGAGAAGCAGTAGTGAGCATGTTTGGTTCTGGTGGGGATGAAGTAGGAAACGATTCAAAGACAGTGGACATCATCCAGATGTTAAGTAAAGCGCGCACAGAATATGACAAG GAGAAGTGCACGTCAGAGCCAAAGGAGATaggtggcagcagtgttttgtgtggAAATCCCAATTTGATCAAACCAATACCTGTAAAACCGAGCACTCAG GACAGTGAAGCGGCTGAACCCAAGTCTCTTTCTTTGGCTACTCTCTTTGGTTCTCAAAATCATCATCACCTATCACCAAAATCTGACCCTTCTGTGTCTGGTAAAATGGCTCGCCCACCTGTCGCCCGCACACTCACCTATGATAATGCAGTGAACTCTGGCAGAAGCGTGGCAGCTAACGGAGAGAGCGCTCCCATCACTGGGATTTCAGATGGAGCTATCAGGGCCATAATTGGGGAAAATCATGCGAAGGCAGTTGCAGGCTTGCTGCCTAGTCCGACTACtgctcatcagcagcagcagcaccagccaAACCAACCACAGCATTGTCCAGCTATCGCCAAACTCATGCAGGGACAGAGAGGTGTTGCTGGTGTTGGAGGAGTGCTTCAGACCCTGTCTGAGTCTCCTGAGAACCGGCTGTGTGACAACGGCGTACCGCTGGAACatcaccaacaccaccaccatcaccatctctatcatcagcagcagcagctccaccgtcatcaccaccatcagcaGCAACCCGACCCAATCCAGAGACTCTTCCAAACCCAGCCCACCTGCTGCCCCcagcctcctcttcctatgCAGCAGAACCCTCATCCCTCCTCCCAGCCTGTATTAGCAGATGCAGTGTTATGTTCCCATGCTCAAGCACAACAAAGCCAGCAGTTGTCATCTCAGGTGACCAGTGACCAAGTCATTCGACCCTCACAAG GTCTGTCTTCCCAGATGCCAGGTGTAGTGTCACCTCATGAGCTCCTCCAAAAGCTCCAGTTGGTCCAGCAGGAACAAAACCAGGCTTCTTCTCACAATGCAGCTAGACTCTGTCCTTCACTGGCCCCTCGATTCCTGGGGCCCACCCAAAATCAAGGTGTAGCTTTGGGGGTTGTCCCAAACCCGACCCCACCTACTGCAGGTCAAAAAGCGGCACTACAATTACAG GTCATCTCTCCCCAGCGGATACCAGCCACAGTAGCTCCCACTCTGCTTCTTTCACCCAGTATGTTCTCTCAGACAAAGTCTAGCACCATGTTGCCAGTGGTTGCTCAGGAGAGCTGTCCTTCCCTCTCAACCCTCCCCAGAcctgtgctgcaggaggagatcaGAGTTCTGTCTAAAAGCCAGCTTCAAGCCACCCTGCTGCATCTGATTCAG actgATGGCTCGTTCTTGGACTCCATCTATGAAGCTTACATCAGCCGTTTTACGCACAGTGCCAGCAGCAAGTACTGA